From Anaerohalosphaera lusitana, one genomic window encodes:
- a CDS encoding JAB domain-containing protein — MKQIVHLKEPAGAITSPAMVFERVSSIDIDFDQENFLILTFTARQQVISAEVLFKGGIDTVIMDPRIIFKKALLDNAAGFLVAHNHPSGHLDPSDEDLQATRAIREAADLLKIRFCDHVIFNKSHYYSLNRSGKL, encoded by the coding sequence GTGAAGCAGATAGTCCATCTAAAAGAACCTGCCGGGGCCATAACAAGCCCCGCGATGGTCTTTGAGAGGGTCTCATCGATCGACATCGATTTTGACCAGGAAAACTTTTTGATCTTGACCTTCACCGCCAGACAGCAGGTGATCTCGGCAGAGGTGCTGTTCAAAGGCGGCATCGACACCGTTATCATGGATCCGAGGATAATCTTCAAAAAAGCACTTCTCGATAACGCTGCGGGCTTTCTGGTGGCACACAACCACCCCTCCGGCCACCTGGATCCTTCTGATGAGGACCTCCAGGCCACAAGAGCTATACGCGAGGCGGCGGATCTATTAAAGATCAGGTTCTGCGATCATGTTATCTTCAACAAAAGCCACTACTACTCGCTGAACAGATCCGGCAAACTCTAA
- a CDS encoding DUF2958 domain-containing protein: MAWRPNEQFIEGVLDNTRQGKITGWMKFAGIEEKVTFDLDGNFHRDIRGSKVLLRGDGEACDRGKATSRMQGFSMTQKGKAGDMTAGLQPADYVEYPYFEWYSQDNGRVVIELNPDQVELLTRPIPACESDPIDRKEQNQNLTEFVSSTAEILTATEKTSTRAQANNRIRGMELLTEDLREKLPPLGSQDGKGGKALAHCKLFTPDSSFTWWILEAEPVKDRAGNVIDYQMFGLVEGHCKELGYISLQELEELRGPLGLPVERDLYFRPTTLDQIAPEMFKSSQNG; the protein is encoded by the coding sequence ATGGCATGGAGACCAAATGAACAATTTATTGAAGGCGTACTGGACAACACACGACAGGGCAAGATCACCGGCTGGATGAAGTTTGCCGGTATCGAGGAAAAAGTAACCTTTGATTTGGACGGCAATTTCCACAGGGATATCAGGGGCTCAAAGGTACTGCTTCGCGGTGACGGAGAAGCATGCGATCGCGGCAAAGCAACGAGCAGAATGCAGGGCTTTTCTATGACCCAGAAAGGCAAGGCGGGAGACATGACCGCAGGGCTGCAGCCGGCCGACTATGTCGAGTACCCGTACTTTGAGTGGTATTCCCAGGACAACGGCCGGGTGGTCATAGAACTCAATCCCGACCAGGTCGAGCTTCTGACAAGACCTATACCTGCCTGTGAATCCGATCCGATCGATCGCAAGGAGCAGAACCAAAACCTCACGGAGTTTGTCAGCAGCACAGCCGAGATACTCACAGCAACCGAGAAGACATCGACCAGGGCACAGGCCAACAACAGGATCCGGGGCATGGAGCTTTTGACAGAGGATCTTCGTGAAAAACTGCCTCCTTTAGGCAGCCAGGACGGCAAAGGCGGCAAGGCCCTGGCACACTGCAAGCTCTTTACACCCGACTCATCTTTTACCTGGTGGATACTCGAAGCCGAGCCGGTAAAGGACAGGGCAGGCAACGTCATCGACTACCAGATGTTCGGCCTGGTAGAGGGTCACTGCAAGGAGCTGGGCTATATAAGCCTCCAAGAGCTCGAAGAACTTCGCGGTCCTCTGGGACTGCCGGTCGAGCGGGATCTGTACTTTAGGCCCACAACGCTCGATCAGATCGCGCCTGAGATGTTCAAATCATCCCAAAACGGATAA
- a CDS encoding S8 family serine peptidase: MFKQFLIASLVLFAICAQTKAGKLTERGSAQYKDSYQPREILIKFKESALVEVKSAGKTERSARTLRPRVKEKLKGRGLQKGRGVFEHAFKQGSQQISKLNSRNGLEQKKKNLRRWYHYSTDENVDIQQLIEQLTKDESIEYVEPNYEWKMAWGFDPPIENLPDGTTDPMYPEQWYLTQAEIQATWNYINTNGICAGGNSDVTVAVIDSGVDYTHEELQASMWVNSAEIPGNGIDDDNNGFIDDIHGCNVVSDPRSHSGDPMDMHGHGTHVSGIISAQAFNGKGIIGTAFNTKIMAIRAAQYTGTLTIQDISEGIIYATENGAEVINMSFGGYQYSQIITDALEVALSQAVLVASSGNDSAPIPCYPAKYPYVIGVASCNTDGEKSWFSNPGDIMAPGESILSTLPNNSYAEWSGTSMAAPVVSGTAALLRSFFWQRDIYSNRFLMASIVSSGTVCDAYVAVTTPPTPGVTMYDNWIFDDPAISDENDADGSVDAGETIHMGIELINRSGAAENIDLTLRARAQGSMIDDPYVEIIDGTSSISAMGPWSMYDNGLIYDQDGVIIGVDDPLVFRVAPNCPNEHVIPFELTITFNDGWDPDNPESFTRISRWNYVVTRGKNVPRVIEQDMTLTSDEFWIVGGPVLIEEGVTLTIAEGSQIQFGSVSDDPYNPGPQNGYFVVEGKLEVQGTQDKPVNMFPSYLVAGQTTKITFNGGTANMKYTTVRNPEIHSGMGTLDHCYFEQDYGTPVIHAREAGYCIFHRLRPQGTLNIGYYKSCLFNSGWTWPHSNSLEFVDNVFLMDIENNKPVTFTPRATTIPEVLSSAYSFDYAYYDAASDLTYARLHASGVEFDMVERFAQFMGGHIASILSEDEQQLMETKLANNRYMRTHFGLTTRGFPREWVWLDGNELVYTYNGFGGTPGGAFPHMYFGDAYYDMNLGTRFDWKSFSGFSGWYRIGDNFVLKLPGEWTANELTTKLRSQEALDYVTQADTGHFRFNAFLNKYWDPSLNNWMHIQAPGNNENIVTMKDNFWGTDSSTLIDYLIYDYYDDFTKAKVVYGQPPARGYESTYPFVDGLYINGQSALSIPEVGMGPTTFRVTFNRDMNTDPNNIPFVTFGPTSPYTDFVVKPIDNDNAGWIDARTWEGSFWVVPVTGDGYHCIRISGAVAADDPWLVTGHDVGRFRFEVKTMGILAMTLHATGREGRIELSWQQDDFDMLAGYNIYRSTTLDGTYEKINDTIIPVGREYFTDTDVVPAVPLYYKFTVLKTDYTESNYSNVASAAPLDTIVPEITHTPVFEAVGGTNLRITASASDNVTVESVTLYYRAIGEEVFRSLSMLNTSEGMWSASISGSAVVPPGLDYYITATDGISTVYNGTPALPHTVNVENAPSLNSVSPNTGSADGGTLVTLSGSMFQTGATVMFGTEQAVDVEYLSSSQIRCKTPSHDPALVDVKLINPDMTSCSLTNAFTFHDEQIVISLPEAVGDYGTIVTVPLTLADVQGLLAASCTIEYDSSILNISSVNKGGLIPDWSFTANTATAGEIRISTAGAASVSDTGDLAVIKFEIIAPPPATSPLTIHSSVLNDGTISHAVDNGSVIVNGLFGISGTVSYFNDLAGIPSTALTLSGVGNPIDTVSEGTGSYSMQDIPVGSYRLKPAKSNDAQEITAFDASLILQADAGLRTLSQNQQIAADVNRNGLVSAMDASYILQKAVDLISVPFPGSEEIWTFVPEEREFPLLNTDQPGQNFTGILVGDVSGNWSDSMAQQTMSDLNSNTDPSTAVSLTDKTYLPHENCTLPIHITFEDGTEIYSVDLTVQYDHSIFGTPIVTQGEMVGLNNFSFISNTAVPGTIKLALAGAQPMQYDGKMADIQFASGPLNCTPVTVELNEAKVNEGAVDVKKTNADLATTPYHSDFTKDCRIDIADLLILGEAWLNYNTNPVVDVAPLPNGDQKIDLLDFTQLANDWAQ, translated from the coding sequence ATGTTTAAGCAATTCTTAATTGCGTCGCTGGTTTTGTTCGCCATCTGCGCTCAAACTAAAGCCGGCAAGCTCACCGAACGCGGTTCAGCCCAGTACAAAGACTCTTACCAACCGCGAGAGATTCTGATCAAATTCAAGGAATCTGCCCTGGTTGAAGTCAAGTCAGCCGGCAAAACTGAAAGATCAGCACGAACGCTCCGTCCAAGAGTAAAAGAAAAGCTCAAGGGCCGCGGCTTACAAAAAGGCCGGGGAGTATTTGAGCATGCCTTTAAGCAAGGAAGCCAGCAGATATCAAAACTGAATTCGCGAAACGGGCTTGAGCAGAAAAAGAAGAATCTACGCCGCTGGTATCACTATTCCACGGACGAGAATGTGGACATACAGCAGCTCATCGAACAGCTCACCAAAGATGAATCAATTGAATACGTAGAACCGAATTATGAGTGGAAGATGGCTTGGGGATTTGATCCACCCATAGAGAACCTACCTGATGGAACCACAGACCCAATGTACCCCGAGCAGTGGTATTTGACTCAAGCAGAAATACAGGCCACCTGGAACTACATCAACACAAACGGCATTTGTGCCGGGGGAAACAGTGACGTGACCGTTGCAGTAATCGATTCCGGTGTTGACTACACACATGAAGAGCTGCAGGCTAGCATGTGGGTCAATAGCGCTGAGATTCCCGGCAACGGGATCGATGACGACAACAATGGTTTTATCGATGACATTCACGGCTGCAACGTGGTTTCTGACCCGCGCAGCCATTCCGGTGACCCCATGGATATGCACGGGCACGGAACGCACGTATCAGGGATCATTTCTGCGCAGGCGTTCAATGGCAAAGGTATAATCGGGACAGCATTCAACACCAAGATCATGGCAATTCGTGCTGCTCAGTACACGGGAACTTTAACTATTCAGGACATCTCCGAGGGCATCATATATGCAACTGAAAATGGTGCGGAAGTTATAAACATGAGTTTCGGCGGTTATCAATACAGCCAGATAATTACCGATGCATTAGAAGTCGCACTGAGTCAGGCGGTTCTGGTAGCCTCCAGCGGAAACGACAGCGCACCAATTCCCTGTTACCCAGCCAAATATCCCTATGTGATTGGTGTTGCTTCATGTAATACTGACGGCGAAAAAAGCTGGTTTTCAAACCCAGGAGATATAATGGCTCCTGGCGAATCCATCCTAAGCACGCTTCCGAACAACAGCTATGCAGAATGGAGCGGAACATCCATGGCGGCTCCTGTGGTTTCAGGTACAGCAGCTTTGCTTCGATCATTCTTCTGGCAGCGGGACATTTATTCCAATCGGTTTTTGATGGCAAGCATCGTAAGCAGTGGTACAGTTTGTGACGCTTATGTTGCCGTTACGACTCCGCCGACCCCAGGTGTAACTATGTATGACAACTGGATCTTTGACGACCCAGCGATATCCGATGAAAATGACGCTGACGGTTCGGTTGATGCCGGAGAAACGATTCATATGGGCATCGAGCTGATCAACCGAAGTGGTGCGGCTGAGAACATAGATTTGACCTTACGTGCCCGCGCCCAGGGTTCGATGATAGATGACCCATATGTCGAGATAATCGACGGAACGTCCAGCATATCCGCAATGGGGCCATGGAGTATGTACGACAACGGGCTCATTTATGACCAGGACGGAGTGATCATAGGTGTCGATGACCCGCTTGTGTTTAGAGTGGCTCCGAACTGTCCGAACGAACATGTGATTCCATTTGAACTTACTATAACCTTTAACGATGGCTGGGATCCAGACAACCCTGAAAGCTTCACTAGAATAAGCCGTTGGAATTACGTGGTGACGAGAGGCAAAAACGTACCGCGAGTAATTGAACAGGATATGACTTTAACTTCAGATGAATTCTGGATTGTCGGCGGACCAGTACTGATCGAAGAGGGAGTTACGCTAACGATTGCGGAAGGAAGTCAGATTCAATTTGGATCAGTCAGCGATGATCCTTATAATCCTGGTCCGCAGAATGGCTACTTCGTTGTGGAAGGCAAGCTTGAGGTTCAGGGCACTCAAGACAAACCCGTAAACATGTTTCCAAGCTATCTTGTTGCAGGACAGACAACAAAGATAACATTTAACGGGGGAACCGCTAACATGAAATACACCACCGTCCGCAACCCGGAAATTCATAGCGGGATGGGAACACTTGATCACTGCTATTTTGAGCAGGACTATGGAACACCGGTAATCCATGCAAGAGAAGCGGGATACTGTATTTTCCACCGGCTAAGGCCGCAGGGCACACTAAATATCGGATATTACAAGAGTTGCCTTTTCAATAGCGGATGGACATGGCCTCATTCGAACTCTCTCGAATTTGTGGACAATGTATTTTTAATGGATATAGAGAATAACAAGCCTGTAACTTTCACACCCCGGGCTACAACGATCCCTGAAGTGCTTTCCTCAGCTTATTCTTTTGATTATGCGTACTATGATGCCGCTTCTGATTTGACGTATGCCCGTTTACACGCATCGGGTGTTGAGTTTGATATGGTTGAACGATTTGCACAATTCATGGGCGGACACATAGCTTCAATTTTGTCAGAGGATGAGCAGCAGTTGATGGAAACCAAGCTTGCAAACAACCGTTACATGCGAACTCATTTTGGCCTCACGACGAGGGGGTTTCCAAGAGAATGGGTGTGGCTGGACGGTAATGAATTGGTATACACTTACAATGGCTTTGGCGGAACTCCAGGCGGAGCATTTCCGCATATGTATTTTGGAGACGCATACTACGACATGAACCTTGGTACAAGATTTGACTGGAAGAGCTTTTCAGGGTTCAGCGGATGGTACCGTATCGGCGATAACTTTGTTCTCAAGCTGCCGGGAGAATGGACTGCCAACGAATTGACTACTAAATTGCGATCTCAGGAGGCATTGGATTACGTGACTCAAGCCGACACAGGGCATTTTAGATTTAATGCATTTTTGAACAAGTATTGGGATCCAAGTCTGAATAACTGGATGCATATACAAGCACCAGGGAATAATGAGAACATTGTAACCATGAAAGACAATTTCTGGGGAACAGATTCATCGACACTCATCGATTATCTGATCTATGATTATTACGATGATTTCACCAAGGCAAAAGTTGTTTACGGCCAGCCCCCTGCCCGTGGATATGAGTCCACTTATCCTTTTGTCGATGGCCTGTATATTAACGGCCAATCCGCCCTATCTATTCCAGAGGTTGGCATGGGTCCAACTACTTTCCGCGTCACTTTCAACAGAGACATGAACACCGATCCAAACAATATTCCATTTGTGACATTCGGTCCAACCTCGCCGTACACAGATTTCGTTGTCAAGCCAATAGATAACGACAATGCCGGCTGGATCGATGCGCGCACCTGGGAGGGCTCTTTCTGGGTAGTCCCAGTGACCGGAGACGGTTACCATTGCATACGCATATCCGGAGCTGTTGCCGCAGATGACCCATGGCTAGTCACTGGTCATGATGTTGGTAGATTCCGGTTCGAAGTTAAAACAATGGGCATACTAGCCATGACGCTGCATGCAACAGGCCGTGAAGGGAGAATCGAACTAAGTTGGCAGCAGGATGATTTTGACATGCTGGCCGGTTACAACATATATCGGAGTACTACTTTAGACGGAACGTACGAAAAAATCAATGACACTATCATTCCGGTCGGCCGTGAATACTTCACTGATACAGACGTTGTTCCAGCAGTGCCGCTCTACTACAAATTTACCGTGTTAAAAACAGATTACACCGAGTCGAACTATTCGAATGTTGCATCAGCTGCGCCCCTGGATACTATAGTTCCCGAAATTACGCATACCCCTGTTTTTGAGGCTGTTGGGGGCACCAATCTCCGCATCACGGCATCTGCAAGTGACAATGTCACAGTGGAATCCGTAACACTGTATTATAGAGCAATAGGTGAAGAAGTTTTCCGGTCACTGTCAATGCTTAACACAAGCGAAGGCATGTGGAGTGCGAGTATTTCAGGCTCAGCAGTAGTGCCCCCCGGCCTTGATTACTACATCACAGCAACCGACGGCATCAGCACAGTTTATAACGGAACGCCTGCTTTGCCGCATACAGTAAATGTAGAAAATGCCCCTTCACTTAATTCAGTCAGTCCAAATACCGGCTCAGCAGATGGGGGGACACTTGTAACGCTTTCCGGCAGCATGTTCCAGACAGGGGCGACCGTTATGTTTGGCACAGAGCAAGCTGTTGACGTCGAATACTTGAGTTCGTCACAAATCCGCTGTAAAACCCCATCCCACGACCCTGCACTCGTGGATGTGAAGCTGATCAACCCTGATATGACTTCATGCAGTTTAACTAATGCATTTACATTCCACGATGAACAGATCGTCATTTCCTTGCCTGAGGCTGTGGGTGATTATGGAACCATTGTTACTGTCCCACTCACACTGGCCGATGTCCAGGGGCTTCTGGCTGCGAGCTGTACCATTGAATATGATAGCAGCATACTGAACATCAGCAGTGTAAACAAAGGTGGACTCATCCCTGACTGGTCCTTTACAGCAAACACTGCTACGGCTGGAGAAATCCGAATATCTACAGCAGGCGCTGCTTCTGTAAGCGACACTGGAGATTTAGCTGTCATAAAATTTGAGATCATTGCACCACCTCCGGCAACTTCGCCGTTGACTATTCACAGTTCGGTCCTTAACGATGGGACGATATCGCATGCGGTCGACAACGGCAGCGTCATCGTCAACGGCCTGTTCGGGATCAGCGGCACAGTCAGCTATTTCAACGACCTGGCTGGAATACCCAGCACTGCTCTGACCCTTTCGGGCGTGGGCAATCCCATTGATACTGTTAGCGAAGGAACCGGGTCTTACTCAATGCAAGACATTCCCGTTGGCAGCTATCGCCTCAAACCTGCTAAGTCGAACGATGCCCAAGAGATAACAGCCTTCGATGCATCACTCATCTTACAGGCCGACGCGGGACTTCGGACCCTTTCACAGAACCAGCAAATCGCTGCAGATGTAAACAGGAATGGGCTTGTTTCAGCAATGGATGCATCATATATCCTACAAAAAGCGGTCGATTTGATATCGGTTCCGTTCCCCGGCAGTGAAGAAATCTGGACGTTCGTGCCGGAAGAAAGAGAGTTCCCTCTTTTGAATACAGATCAGCCAGGACAGAATTTCACGGGCATTCTTGTTGGTGACGTATCAGGCAACTGGAGCGATTCTATGGCACAGCAGACCATGAGTGATTTGAACAGTAATACCGATCCTTCAACAGCGGTGTCTCTGACAGACAAAACATATTTACCTCATGAGAATTGCACATTGCCTATACATATTACATTTGAGGACGGCACCGAAATCTATTCTGTTGATCTCACGGTTCAATACGACCACTCAATTTTTGGTACACCGATAGTAACTCAGGGCGAAATGGTTGGGCTGAACAACTTCAGCTTTATTTCAAATACGGCCGTTCCGGGAACGATTAAACTTGCATTGGCAGGCGCTCAGCCGATGCAGTATGACGGCAAGATGGCTGACATTCAGTTTGCCTCGGGGCCGCTCAATTGCACGCCCGTGACAGTCGAATTGAATGAAGCAAAAGTTAATGAAGGAGCTGTTGATGTAAAGAAAACTAATGCAGACCTCGCTACGACTCCCTATCATTCCGATTTCACAAAAGACTGCAGGATCGACATCGCCGACCTGCTTATTTTGGGTGAAGCCTGGCTCAACTACAACACAAATCCTGTTGTCGATGTAGCTCCACTTCCAAATGGAGATCAGAAAATTGATCTCTTAGATTTTACACAGCTTGCAAACGACTGGGCTCAATAA
- a CDS encoding Mov34/MPN/PAD-1 family protein — translation MAKKNKTTARTRSQSKTVKSNQKKKRSKNFNPILRFSPTAWAKLLYFRDKSDNEVAGFAVTDTDDLLYVREFVTITQQVTSVTVSFHDEAVADYFDRQVDAGKRPEQFARVWLHTHPSDSPTPSATDNETFARVFGSCQWAVMFILAEDDNTFAKLRFNVGPGADMLIPVRVDYGCQFGPTDHDSWDAEYEQNVIEIPWASTSADALNLAGSEHDEFWDDLVVSNDMIDQLEALDPATRRSVMDELAQRPDLWDDESEVFI, via the coding sequence ATGGCCAAGAAAAACAAAACGACAGCCAGGACCAGATCACAATCGAAAACAGTTAAATCAAATCAAAAGAAAAAACGCAGTAAAAATTTCAACCCCATTCTTCGATTCAGCCCCACCGCATGGGCAAAGCTTTTGTATTTTCGCGACAAAAGCGATAATGAGGTGGCGGGCTTTGCGGTCACCGATACCGATGACCTGCTGTACGTAAGAGAGTTTGTCACCATCACTCAGCAGGTAACATCGGTAACTGTCAGCTTCCATGACGAAGCCGTGGCGGACTATTTTGACAGGCAGGTCGATGCTGGCAAAAGACCCGAGCAGTTCGCCCGCGTCTGGCTGCATACACATCCATCCGACTCACCCACACCGAGTGCCACCGACAACGAGACGTTTGCAAGGGTCTTTGGATCCTGTCAGTGGGCGGTCATGTTCATACTGGCAGAGGACGACAACACTTTTGCAAAGCTGCGTTTTAATGTGGGGCCAGGCGCTGACATGCTCATTCCCGTTCGTGTTGACTACGGCTGTCAGTTCGGTCCAACCGATCATGACAGCTGGGACGCTGAATACGAACAAAACGTCATCGAGATCCCCTGGGCGTCAACATCTGCCGATGCGCTGAACCTTGCCGGCTCCGAACATGATGAGTTCTGGGATGATCTGGTGGTTTCAAATGATATGATCGACCAGCTAGAGGCGCTCGATCCGGCAACACGCCGCTCGGTTATGGATGAGCTGGCACAAAGACCTGATCTATGGGACGACGAAAGCGAGGTGTTCATATGA
- a CDS encoding ThiF family adenylyltransferase: MNPRYSRQQDIVPAERIASCRATVIGVGAIGRQVALQLAAMGIPWLQLIDHDLIEVTNIASQGYFEADLGKPKVRATAGLCRQINSKLEVVSVEQRFKRSGEIGNCVFCAVDSIHTRRLIWQAVKDRSTFFVDGRMTAESLRVITAADESSRLHYPRTLFTPQRAYAGACTAKTTIYCANIAAGFMLAQFTKFLRQMPAEADIQLNLLAAEISVTE; this comes from the coding sequence ATGAACCCGAGATATTCTAGACAACAGGACATTGTTCCGGCAGAACGGATTGCGTCCTGCAGAGCAACGGTTATCGGTGTTGGAGCCATAGGCAGGCAGGTAGCTTTACAGCTTGCAGCTATGGGCATCCCGTGGCTTCAATTGATCGATCACGACCTAATCGAAGTAACTAACATTGCCAGCCAGGGATATTTTGAAGCCGATCTGGGCAAGCCCAAAGTAAGGGCCACCGCAGGACTGTGCAGGCAGATCAATAGCAAGTTAGAGGTAGTATCGGTCGAACAAAGGTTCAAACGCAGCGGAGAGATCGGCAACTGTGTGTTTTGTGCGGTAGACTCTATCCATACACGAAGGCTGATATGGCAGGCGGTCAAAGACAGATCCACGTTCTTTGTCGACGGCAGGATGACCGCTGAGAGTCTCAGGGTAATAACAGCTGCCGACGAATCATCACGCCTGCATTACCCCCGGACCCTTTTTACGCCTCAGAGGGCGTATGCGGGCGCCTGCACCGCAAAGACTACCATCTACTGTGCCAACATAGCGGCCGGGTTTATGCTTGCACAATTTACAAAATTCCTGCGGCAGATGCCCGCAGAAGCTGATATCCAGTTGAATCTGCTTGCCGCGGAAATCAGTGTAACCGAGTAA
- a CDS encoding ATP-binding protein, whose translation MRLKPILGKKIDSLWKAYLLSEGRDEKADILQTLEILAEKHLGSSIDNSSDPFPPPDKGSVAAGDIELGTIRYAGRDISPLKLKSDRLKEHLLVAGRSGSGKTNLTFVLVDSVIRSGIKVLALDWKRGYRDLKQVHPDLKVYTVGRDISPFRFNPLIPPPGCEPNIWIKLIVDVIADAYLGGEGVISLLVSGLEHLYNEFGVYEGIGPRWPTIKDLLGWLKNAKLKGRAAQWQASAQRILMAMTYGEFGRVVETQDNSDILKLLDENCVLEMDGLSANTDKVMFSEALALYVYRHRLAQGPRDKLTNLLVIEEAHNLLHAKQAGSRESVLENSIRMVRQYGLGYVFVDQSASLLSKVAFANSYATIALSQKLRSDITSLTSAMNLDDDQKSALSQLERGEAIVKIADCSPRPFRVKLPLFEITEGEITDAMLRSDRDGDSARSGQTGGNSAGSGAVSDGPEKEKEVDKILKILDEITASHPPADQEKDKQSHSTEQSHPPSMIMTREMIRFLDDIVQRPLSSTVKRYNRLRFSRRRGNAIKKELTAAGIIDAVSVPTRTGQVVLLQISDNARGLCIREGIFPPRRRESIEHLFWKEKAKEYFADLGYDVSLEHSVTDNGVVDLVAKNHREKIAVEVETGKSDIAANIKKLSDTDFDRLVLVATNASAVDKIDRAIAGCDNPRVPIERLCWLDIS comes from the coding sequence ATGCGGCTAAAGCCGATACTGGGTAAAAAGATAGACTCGCTCTGGAAGGCCTACCTGCTCTCGGAGGGCAGGGACGAGAAGGCGGATATACTGCAGACTCTTGAAATCCTCGCCGAAAAACACCTCGGCTCATCGATCGACAACTCATCGGATCCTTTCCCGCCGCCTGATAAGGGTTCGGTTGCCGCCGGTGATATAGAGCTTGGGACAATCCGGTATGCCGGCCGCGATATATCACCTTTGAAACTCAAATCAGACAGACTCAAAGAGCACCTTCTTGTCGCCGGCAGAAGCGGGTCGGGAAAGACCAACCTGACGTTCGTTCTTGTCGACAGTGTCATTCGAAGCGGTATAAAGGTACTCGCACTTGACTGGAAGAGGGGATATCGCGATCTAAAGCAGGTGCATCCGGATTTAAAGGTCTATACGGTCGGGCGTGATATTTCTCCTTTCAGGTTCAATCCGCTGATACCGCCGCCGGGCTGTGAGCCCAATATATGGATCAAGCTTATCGTGGATGTGATCGCGGATGCATACCTGGGCGGTGAGGGAGTGATAAGTCTTCTTGTCAGCGGACTTGAGCATCTTTACAATGAGTTCGGAGTCTATGAAGGGATCGGTCCTAGGTGGCCCACGATAAAGGATCTGCTCGGCTGGCTCAAAAATGCAAAACTCAAGGGAAGGGCAGCTCAGTGGCAGGCGTCCGCTCAGCGTATCCTGATGGCGATGACCTATGGTGAGTTCGGCAGGGTAGTCGAGACCCAGGACAACAGCGATATTTTAAAACTGCTCGATGAAAACTGTGTGCTGGAGATGGACGGGCTCTCTGCCAATACCGATAAGGTGATGTTCTCAGAGGCCCTGGCGCTCTATGTTTATCGCCACAGACTCGCCCAGGGTCCAAGGGATAAGCTGACCAATCTCCTGGTCATAGAGGAGGCACACAACCTCCTGCACGCCAAACAGGCAGGATCCAGAGAGTCGGTCCTGGAAAACTCAATCAGGATGGTGCGCCAATACGGACTTGGATATGTGTTCGTCGATCAGTCGGCGTCGCTTTTGAGCAAGGTGGCGTTTGCAAACTCTTATGCAACGATTGCACTGAGCCAGAAACTGAGATCAGACATCACCTCACTGACCAGCGCAATGAATCTCGACGACGATCAAAAATCTGCCCTTTCCCAGCTTGAAAGGGGCGAAGCGATAGTAAAGATCGCAGACTGCTCACCCAGGCCGTTCAGGGTCAAGCTGCCTCTTTTCGAAATAACGGAAGGTGAGATTACCGATGCGATGCTCAGATCCGACCGCGACGGCGATTCCGCCCGGTCCGGTCAAACCGGGGGCAATTCTGCCGGGTCCGGGGCTGTTTCGGACGGTCCGGAAAAGGAAAAGGAAGTTGATAAAATATTGAAGATACTCGACGAGATAACAGCTTCCCACCCACCCGCGGACCAGGAAAAAGATAAACAGTCGCATTCAACGGAACAATCCCACCCACCCTCCATGATAATGACAAGAGAGATGATAAGGTTTCTGGACGATATAGTGCAAAGGCCGTTGAGCTCGACTGTAAAACGATATAATCGCCTGAGGTTTTCAAGGCGCAGGGGAAACGCCATCAAAAAAGAGCTTACAGCAGCCGGGATCATAGACGCCGTCTCCGTTCCCACCCGCACCGGTCAGGTGGTCCTTTTACAGATATCCGACAACGCCCGGGGCCTGTGCATCCGGGAGGGGATATTCCCGCCTCGCAGGCGAGAGAGCATCGAACATCTTTTCTGGAAGGAAAAAGCAAAAGAGTATTTTGCCGACCTTGGCTATGACGTCTCGCTCGAACACTCGGTCACAGACAACGGAGTCGTCGACCTTGTCGCCAAAAATCACCGCGAAAAAATAGCAGTCGAGGTCGAGACCGGCAAATCCGACATAGCCGCCAACATCAAAAAGCTCAGTGATACTGATTTTGATAGACTGGTGCTCGTAGCGACGAATGCGTCGGCGGTCGATAAGATTGACAGGGCGATTGCCGGCTGTGATAACCCGCGGGTGCCGATTGAACGTCTTTGCTGGCTCGATATTTCATGA
- a CDS encoding molybdopterin converting factor, which yields MRILYVNNSGGGFADYIDISENTTVEQFFNKKMPADSPEDYLIRVNRQPVPRDYILQPNDRITITPTKVQGARPK from the coding sequence ATGCGTATTCTCTATGTAAACAACTCAGGAGGCGGCTTTGCCGACTATATCGACATCAGCGAAAACACGACTGTCGAGCAGTTTTTCAACAAGAAGATGCCGGCCGACAGCCCCGAAGATTATCTGATCCGGGTCAACCGTCAGCCGGTACCGCGTGATTATATCCTCCAGCCAAACGACAGGATTACGATTACACCGACAAAGGTCCAGGGCGCGCGACCAAAGTAA